Below is a window of Picosynechococcus sp. PCC 7002 DNA.
TCACTTTGACCATTGCGCTTGATCACAGAGATGGGCACAAATTCGATCCGCTCGTAGGTGGTGAAACGGTGTTTGCAACTGAGGCATTCCCGACGACGACGAATACTTCGTCCAGCGCCAGTGGATCTTGACTCTAAAACGCGACTATCAGTATGTTGACAATAGGGGCATTGCATAACGATTGGAACAGAAAAAAGTTGGCCGATCTGAGCGAAATATGGCAGCCGCTGATCGGTGCATCCTAATGATTGGGGGAAAATGGAGAAAGCCTGAACCAAGAAAAAATCTGCCCCAAAAGACAAACTTTTCGCTTTAGTTCAGGGATGATCTTCAAAGGTTGGTATGAGAAAATCAAAGTTTATTTTTCGATACGGGGGGGTTCGCGGAAGGCGATCGCGAAAAAGAGAACCGATAACGCCATCGCTAGCACAATAATGTAAGCAACACTATCCATGTTTTTAAAAAATCCTTGGGTTTTGAACTTTTGCTTCACTTTAACATTTTTTTGTTCGGATCCTCAGTTGGGGTTTTGTTGATAATTGAGATTTTAAGTTTTTTAACGTTTTCTGCCCCGTTTGGGAAAAATATGAGGTCTTGGGGGCTTGGGGAAAAGATTTTTGCAGACTATTCGAGGCACAGCTAGGGGATGACGGAACAAATTTTAGAATTAAAAGTTGAAGGAGCAGGGGAACGCCTGGATCAATGGTTGGCCCAGCAGCTCCCAGAGTTGTCACGGTCTCGTTTGCAACGGTTGATTGAGCAGGGTCAAGTGCAGCTCAATGAAGCCCCTTGCCAATCGAAAAAGACAAAATTAAAAGTGGGCGATCGCCTAATACTCAAGATTCCCGCTCCAGCAACCATGGCCCTCGCACCGGAGGCAATGGATCTGGATATTTTGTTTGAAGATGAGCATTTTTTAATCGTTAATAAACCCGCTGGGATGGTGGTACATCCGGCACCGGGAAACTATACCGGCACCCTTGTCCATGGGTTGTTGGCCCACTGCGGCGAGAATTTAGCAGGTATTGGTGGGGTACAGCGGCCTGGCATTGTACACCGCTTGGATAAGGACACGACCGGGGCGATCGCCATTGCGAAAACAGACCAGGCCCACCAACATCTACAGGCGCAAATCAAGGCCAAAACAGCAAGACGGGAATACATGGGCATCGTCTACGGTTGCCCCCGGAACGATGCTGCTGGGACAATTGAGGCACCGATTGCACGGCATAAAGGCGATCGCAAAAAAATGGCCGTCGATGAAACGGGGCGTCCGGCGGTGACCCACTGGGAGATCATGGAACGCCTGGGTAATTATTCCCTGCTCTATTACAAGCTCGAAACGGGTCGCACCCACCAAATCCGCGTTCACAGTGCCCACATGGGCAATCCAATCATCGGGGATCCCCTCTATACCAGCAATAAATTTGATAAGGTCAAGCTCACGGGCCAAGCACTCCATGCCCGTAAGTTAATCGTCAAACATCCAGTGACCGGAGAAACGATCGAGGCGATCGCCCCTTTACCTACAGAATTTGAAAAGTTACTGCAATTTTTGCGGCAGCGGGCCTAGGGCAGCGCCCCCCGCCATTGGATCACCTGTTGGGTCTGATGTTCTCCGAAACGCCGCTCGGCTGTAATTTCTAAATCCACCACCATTCCGCTCTGGAAATACTCTTGAGCCAAGGGGAGATCTCCCAGGCGTAGTTGATATTCTGAACCAATTTGCTGCACTGCTTCTGGGGAGAGGCGTCCGCTATAACGGGTTTCGTAGGTGTAGCCCTCCCGAAATTGGGGTGTGGGATTACGGGTGCGGTAGGTGACCATAAATTGTGTGTCTAACCAATCGCTCCGAGGCCCGAGATCGAGGATACTGAAAGTTAGATCGCGGCCAGTTCCCCGCAAACCCTGGCGGATCAATTGGGTGGCCTCATCTGCTTCCATTGCCCGGTTAACTTGGATTTGGAAACCGTTACCCTGGGGTTGAACGGTGTAATCTAACCAAGCTTCCCCCGATTGTTGTACTGCTAACTGCCGACTGTCTCCCAGGCTGAGGCTAAATTGTGCTTGGTTAAAAGCAGTTTGGAGTTGATCAGCGGCCCAAACCAGTTGGATCGGCGCAGTGAAAAGTTCGACATATTCGCGATAGGTATCGGGGATTTGGGAACCGCTGGCTAATTTGCTGCGTAATCCTGTAGGCGATCGCCAAATATTTTTGCTGAGGGTCGTCCCCGATCGTTCCAATGCGGCGAGAGAAATGGTGGTGTTGGGATTGTCGGTGGGGATAGCGGTTAAATTTTGAATGAGGGTCACGGTGCCAGGAGTTCCATTTCTGCCAGGGTTACCATCGGGAGCGTTACGACCATTGCGACCGGGGGTACAGTAATAGCGTTGTTGAGTACATCGCTCTTCTTTTCTAGGTTTTTCTTCGGGATTATTGCTGGCCACTTCTTCCAAACGGCAAGTTTCGACGACCCAAGAGGAATAGGGGCAACCACAGCCGCGCCCCC
It encodes the following:
- a CDS encoding photosystem II reaction center protein T → MDSVAYIIVLAMALSVLFFAIAFREPPRIEK
- a CDS encoding RluA family pseudouridine synthase; this translates as MTEQILELKVEGAGERLDQWLAQQLPELSRSRLQRLIEQGQVQLNEAPCQSKKTKLKVGDRLILKIPAPATMALAPEAMDLDILFEDEHFLIVNKPAGMVVHPAPGNYTGTLVHGLLAHCGENLAGIGGVQRPGIVHRLDKDTTGAIAIAKTDQAHQHLQAQIKAKTARREYMGIVYGCPRNDAAGTIEAPIARHKGDRKKMAVDETGRPAVTHWEIMERLGNYSLLYYKLETGRTHQIRVHSAHMGNPIIGDPLYTSNKFDKVKLTGQALHARKLIVKHPVTGETIEAIAPLPTEFEKLLQFLRQRA